A section of the Pseudomonas fluorescens genome encodes:
- a CDS encoding RimK family protein — protein sequence MSAVHSHWRAVSEQIVATTITPDGYFSTPPNSSSQVVIIVERKEDWASYFPSEDIVTAQEYLERPRENEGAKRVQVINLCRSYKYLGHGYYCSLLAEARGHKVIPSVRTISELTKKSLYGLALDNLDKTLDKALSHHLYSNTEGFTLTLYFGRTNIDPLQDLARQLFEVFPCPILLVEFRKHNGWHIEGIKSGALHKLRDDQEDQFAQALDNFSRRIWRQPRSRRLARYDLAILHDPQEPLPPSNAKALENFVRVGKGLGIDVELIERKDYARLAEYDALLIRETTSVDNHTYRFAKKAESEGLVVMDDPASILRCTNKVYLTDLLNSHQLGMPVTEILYKERPQDFERVGERLGFPLVLKIPDGCFSRGVIKVESQEALLAATAELFEHSVLLLAQEFFYTEYDWRIGVLNRKPIFACQYFMSKGHWQIYNHKAIGQDINGECRTLAVHEAPKAVVELAVKTANLIGDGLYGVDLKQSGDKVVVIEVNDNPNMDAGIEDAYLQDDLYCLVLEEFVRRLELKRQGQVW from the coding sequence ATGTCAGCGGTACACAGTCATTGGCGAGCAGTATCCGAGCAAATCGTCGCAACGACAATAACTCCCGACGGATATTTTTCCACACCGCCTAACAGTTCAAGCCAAGTTGTGATTATCGTTGAACGCAAGGAAGACTGGGCCTCTTACTTTCCCAGCGAAGATATTGTCACCGCCCAGGAATACCTCGAGCGCCCTCGGGAAAACGAGGGCGCAAAGCGGGTGCAGGTGATCAACCTGTGCCGCAGCTACAAGTACCTGGGGCATGGCTACTACTGTTCGCTGCTGGCCGAGGCGCGCGGGCACAAGGTGATTCCGTCGGTGCGCACTATCAGCGAACTGACGAAAAAATCCTTGTATGGCCTGGCCCTGGATAATCTTGATAAAACCCTTGATAAAGCATTGAGTCATCACCTCTACAGCAATACCGAAGGTTTTACCCTGACACTTTATTTTGGCCGGACCAATATTGATCCGTTGCAGGATCTGGCTCGGCAATTATTTGAAGTGTTCCCATGCCCGATCCTGTTAGTTGAGTTTCGCAAGCACAACGGCTGGCATATCGAAGGCATCAAGTCCGGAGCGCTGCATAAGTTACGCGATGATCAGGAAGATCAGTTTGCCCAGGCCCTGGACAACTTCAGCCGCAGGATCTGGCGCCAACCGCGCTCGCGGCGCCTGGCGCGTTATGACCTGGCGATCCTGCACGATCCCCAGGAGCCGTTGCCACCCTCCAATGCCAAGGCTCTGGAAAATTTCGTGCGGGTGGGCAAGGGACTGGGGATTGATGTGGAACTGATCGAACGCAAGGACTACGCGCGGCTGGCCGAGTACGACGCCTTGTTGATCCGCGAAACCACCAGTGTCGACAATCACACCTATCGGTTCGCCAAGAAAGCCGAGAGCGAAGGGCTGGTGGTGATGGACGACCCCGCGTCGATCCTGCGCTGTACCAATAAGGTCTACCTCACGGATCTGCTCAACAGCCATCAATTGGGTATGCCCGTCACCGAGATTCTGTACAAGGAACGACCGCAAGATTTCGAGCGAGTCGGCGAGCGCCTGGGCTTCCCCCTGGTGCTGAAAATCCCCGACGGTTGTTTCTCCCGCGGGGTGATCAAGGTCGAAAGCCAGGAGGCGTTGCTGGCGGCGACGGCGGAGTTGTTCGAACACTCGGTGTTGCTGCTGGCCCAGGAGTTTTTCTACACCGAGTACGACTGGCGCATAGGCGTACTGAACCGCAAGCCGATTTTTGCCTGCCAATATTTCATGTCCAAGGGCCATTGGCAGATCTACAACCACAAGGCCATTGGCCAGGATATCAACGGCGAGTGTCGTACCCTGGCGGTGCATGAGGCCCCCAAGGCCGTGGTGGAATTGGCGGTGAAGACCGCCAACCTGATCGGTGACGGGTTGTACGGCGTGGACTTGAAGCAGTCCGGCGACAAGGTGGTGGTGATCGAGGTCAACGACAACCCGAATATGGACGCCGGGATTGAAGACGCCTACTTGCAGGACGACCTGTATTGCCTGGTCCTGGAAGAGTTCGTGCGCCGTCTGGAGCTCAAGCGCCAGGGGCAGGTCTGGTGA
- a CDS encoding ATP-binding protein, which produces MFRVLIRLYLLTIVTYSAAIYLIPMGIIEVFHSRYMNYSIEQSRGLQSLIVRQYHSRPVERWSEVTEQLARDFAPLKVQLLHRQDARYTPAEERLLEQGKPVIRLGEWGWMEEISSPLNGQLAVKLTIPPDPLDMNLLYWTMNVLIGAALLGGLVIWLRPHWRDLERLKATAAQLGRGHLEERTHIPPSSNIGSLAAVFDTMANDIEHLLNQQRDLLNAVSHELRTPLTRLDFGLALALSEDQPAASRERLQGLVAHIRELDELVLELLSYSRLQNPAQLPERVDVVLDEFIDSILGSIDEELENPEIVIDVVLDCAVERFTLDPRLTARALQNLLRNAMRYCERRIQIGVKVCAKGCEIWVDDDGIGIPEEQRARIFEPFYRLDRSRDRATGGFGLGLAISRRAVEAQGGTLTAQASPLGGARLRLWLPI; this is translated from the coding sequence ATGTTCCGCGTCCTGATCCGTCTTTACCTGCTGACCATCGTGACCTATAGCGCGGCGATCTATCTGATCCCCATGGGCATCATCGAGGTCTTCCACAGCCGCTATATGAACTACAGCATCGAGCAATCCCGTGGCTTGCAGAGCCTGATCGTGCGCCAGTACCACAGCCGGCCGGTGGAGCGCTGGTCCGAGGTCACCGAGCAGTTGGCCCGGGACTTTGCGCCGTTGAAGGTGCAATTGCTGCACCGTCAGGACGCCCGCTACACACCGGCCGAGGAGCGCTTGCTGGAGCAGGGCAAGCCTGTGATCCGCCTGGGAGAGTGGGGCTGGATGGAAGAAATCAGCTCGCCGCTCAATGGACAATTGGCCGTCAAGTTGACCATCCCGCCCGACCCGCTGGACATGAACCTGCTGTACTGGACCATGAATGTGCTGATCGGCGCGGCGTTGCTCGGCGGCCTGGTGATATGGCTGCGCCCCCACTGGCGGGACCTGGAACGCCTCAAGGCGACAGCCGCGCAACTGGGCCGTGGGCACCTGGAAGAGCGCACGCACATTCCCCCCAGCTCCAACATCGGCAGCCTGGCGGCGGTGTTCGACACCATGGCCAACGACATCGAACACCTGCTCAACCAGCAACGCGACTTGCTCAACGCCGTCTCCCATGAGCTGCGCACCCCGTTGACCCGCCTGGACTTCGGCCTGGCCCTGGCGTTGTCCGAAGACCAGCCGGCTGCCAGTCGCGAACGCCTGCAAGGCCTGGTGGCGCACATCCGCGAGCTGGATGAGCTGGTGCTGGAGTTGCTGTCCTACAGCCGTCTGCAAAATCCGGCGCAACTGCCCGAGCGAGTGGACGTGGTGTTGGATGAGTTTATCGACAGCATCCTGGGCAGCATCGACGAAGAGCTGGAAAACCCCGAGATCGTGATTGATGTGGTGCTGGACTGCGCCGTGGAGCGTTTTACCCTCGACCCACGCCTTACCGCCCGCGCCCTGCAAAACCTGCTGCGCAATGCCATGCGCTACTGCGAGCGGCGGATCCAGATTGGCGTCAAGGTGTGTGCCAAGGGCTGTGAAATCTGGGTGGATGACGATGGCATTGGTATCCCCGAAGAGCAGCGCGCGCGGATCTTCGAGCCGTTCTACCGCCTGGACCGCAGCCGTGACCGGGCCACTGGCGGCTTTGGCCTGGGCCTGGCAATCAGCCGCCGGGCTGTCGAGGCGCAAGGCGGCACGCTCACCGCCCAGGCTTCGCCCTTGGGCGGCGCGCGCCTGCGCCTGTGGCTGCCCATCTGA
- a CDS encoding response regulator transcription factor, which produces MPNILLVEDDAALSELIASYLERNGYHVNVLSRGDHVRERARLNPPDLVILDLMLPGLDGLQVCRLLRADSAGLPILMLTARDDSHDQVLGLEMGADDYVTKPCEPRVLLARVRTLLRRSSLSEPQAANDQILMGNLCIDLSERSVTWRGQAVELSSGEYNLLVVLARHAGEVLSRDQILQRLRGIEFNGTDRSVDVAISKLRRKFDDHAGEARKIKTVWGKGYLFSRSEWEC; this is translated from the coding sequence ATGCCCAATATCCTCCTGGTCGAAGACGACGCTGCGCTGTCCGAGCTGATTGCCAGTTACCTTGAGCGCAACGGCTATCACGTCAATGTGCTCAGTCGCGGCGACCATGTGCGCGAGCGGGCCAGGCTCAACCCGCCGGACCTGGTGATCCTCGACCTGATGCTGCCCGGCCTCGATGGCCTGCAAGTCTGCCGCCTGCTGCGCGCCGACTCGGCCGGCCTGCCGATCCTGATGCTTACCGCTCGGGATGACAGCCATGACCAGGTGCTGGGCCTGGAAATGGGGGCCGACGACTACGTGACCAAACCCTGCGAGCCACGGGTACTGCTGGCCCGGGTGCGCACCTTGTTACGCCGCAGCAGCCTCAGCGAACCACAGGCGGCCAATGATCAGATCCTGATGGGCAACCTGTGCATCGACCTGTCGGAACGTTCTGTGACCTGGCGCGGCCAGGCGGTGGAATTGTCCAGCGGCGAATACAACCTGCTGGTGGTGCTGGCCCGGCATGCTGGCGAAGTGCTCAGCCGCGACCAGATCCTGCAACGCCTGCGTGGCATCGAGTTCAACGGCACCGACCGCTCGGTGGATGTGGCTATCTCCAAGCTGCGCCGCAAGTTCGACGATCATGCCGGCGAGGCTCGCAAGATCAAGACGGTCTGGGGCAAGGGTTACTTGTTCAGCCGCTCCGAGTGGGAATGCTGA
- a CDS encoding ParD-like family protein: MGIVKITDQLHEQIRLASATMDRSINAQAQFWIKIGLLAELNPHLAYNDLINKLLLDEPDLIRGRS; encoded by the coding sequence ATGGGCATCGTCAAGATCACCGATCAACTGCATGAACAAATCCGCCTGGCCAGCGCCACCATGGACCGGTCCATCAACGCCCAGGCGCAGTTCTGGATCAAGATCGGCCTGTTGGCCGAACTCAACCCACACCTGGCCTACAACGACCTGATCAACAAGTTGTTGCTCGACGAACCTGACCTGATCCGGGGGCGCAGCTGA
- a CDS encoding GNAT family N-acetyltransferase/peptidase C39 family protein: protein MTLSFRVATLDDLPALVALEQHCFTTDRLSARSFQWMISRAHAQLLVAENTGQLLGYALVLFHRGTSLARLYSLAIAAPARGTGLGKQLLARIEACAVAHDCAYLRLEVRTDNPGAIALYERSGYRRFALINDYYADHTDALRLEKRILQHTDTRALSVPYYQQTTDFTCAAACLLMAMGALLPGRESLRREELQIWREATTVFMTAGHGGCSPQGLALAAWRRGFRVRMQVNVRGPLFLDGVRDPHKKDVMRLVHEGFEHELAGSEVQQVFGGALDLAQVLGDGGQPLVLISSYRLTRSKSPHWVIVTDCDQEFVYLHDPHVDHSQHRQPMDCQHLPVSHGEFDRMCRFGNNQLRAAVVLYR from the coding sequence ATGACTCTTTCCTTTCGCGTTGCAACACTCGATGATTTGCCAGCATTGGTCGCTTTGGAACAGCACTGTTTCACCACTGACCGACTGTCCGCCCGCAGTTTCCAATGGATGATCAGCCGTGCCCACGCGCAGTTGCTGGTGGCCGAAAACACCGGGCAATTACTGGGTTATGCCCTGGTGTTGTTCCATCGCGGCACCTCGTTGGCGCGCCTGTACTCCCTGGCCATTGCCGCGCCTGCCCGGGGCACGGGCCTGGGCAAGCAACTGCTGGCGCGTATCGAAGCCTGCGCCGTGGCCCACGATTGTGCTTACCTGCGCCTTGAGGTGCGCACCGATAACCCTGGCGCTATTGCCCTGTACGAGCGCAGCGGCTACCGGCGCTTTGCCCTGATCAACGACTACTACGCCGACCATACCGACGCCCTGCGCCTGGAGAAACGTATCCTCCAGCACACAGACACCCGTGCCTTGAGCGTCCCCTACTACCAGCAGACCACCGATTTCACTTGCGCAGCAGCGTGCCTGCTGATGGCCATGGGCGCCCTGTTGCCTGGGCGTGAGTCCCTGCGCCGCGAAGAGCTGCAGATCTGGCGCGAAGCGACCACCGTGTTCATGACGGCTGGACACGGCGGCTGCAGCCCCCAGGGCCTGGCGCTGGCCGCGTGGCGTCGGGGGTTTCGCGTGCGTATGCAGGTCAATGTGCGTGGGCCGCTGTTTCTCGATGGAGTACGCGACCCGCATAAAAAAGATGTCATGCGCCTGGTGCATGAAGGGTTCGAGCATGAGTTGGCGGGCAGTGAGGTACAACAGGTGTTCGGTGGTGCGTTGGACCTCGCGCAGGTTCTGGGCGACGGCGGGCAACCCCTGGTACTGATCAGCAGTTACCGGCTGACGCGTTCCAAGTCACCGCACTGGGTGATCGTGACCGACTGTGATCAAGAGTTTGTCTACCTGCATGATCCTCACGTGGACCATAGCCAGCACCGCCAGCCCATGGACTGCCAGCATTTGCCGGTCAGCCACGGGGAGTTTGATCGGATGTGCCGCTTCGGCAATAACCAGCTACGGGCAGCGGTGGTGCTATACCGGTAA
- the nudC gene encoding NAD(+) diphosphatase, which translates to MTPGWMTTTLLDNDAPGGWAVARSREGFLLDDNGPLFPREWLKRQDLSVLAEHGIGHLDGEPVYLLELNSPGDVPGCRWQGLRAFMLQDDHRLYTVLGYAAQIGTWAREHRFCGSCGQAMVQVPRERAMFCQACDLRSYPRISPSMIVLITRGDEILLARSPRFVTGVYSTLAGFAEPGESAEDCLIREVHEEVQVQVRNIQYVGSQCWPFPHSMMLGFHAEYAAGEIVPQADEIEDAQWFNIHQLPPLPASRSIARYLIDLYVARRLGHAEPVLPG; encoded by the coding sequence ATGACCCCAGGCTGGATGACCACAACGCTGCTGGACAATGACGCCCCCGGCGGCTGGGCTGTGGCCCGTAGCCGCGAAGGTTTTTTGCTGGATGACAACGGGCCGCTGTTCCCCAGGGAATGGCTCAAGCGCCAGGATCTGTCGGTATTGGCCGAGCATGGCATCGGCCATCTGGATGGCGAACCGGTGTACCTGCTGGAACTGAACAGCCCTGGCGATGTGCCGGGTTGCCGCTGGCAAGGCCTGCGGGCCTTTATGTTGCAGGACGATCACCGCCTGTACACAGTCCTGGGTTATGCCGCGCAGATCGGTACCTGGGCCCGCGAGCACCGGTTTTGCGGCAGTTGCGGCCAGGCGATGGTGCAGGTGCCCAGGGAGCGCGCGATGTTCTGCCAGGCGTGCGACCTGCGCAGCTACCCGCGTATTTCCCCAAGCATGATTGTGCTGATCACCCGAGGCGATGAGATTCTGCTGGCACGCTCACCGCGTTTCGTCACCGGGGTCTACAGCACCCTGGCCGGCTTCGCCGAACCTGGGGAATCTGCCGAAGACTGCCTGATCCGTGAAGTGCACGAGGAAGTGCAGGTGCAGGTGCGGAATATCCAATACGTGGGCAGCCAGTGCTGGCCGTTCCCGCACTCAATGATGCTGGGTTTTCACGCCGAGTATGCCGCAGGCGAGATCGTGCCCCAGGCCGATGAGATTGAAGACGCACAGTGGTTCAATATCCACCAATTGCCACCGCTGCCGGCGTCGCGTTCGATTGCCCGCTACCTCATCGACCTGTATGTGGCGCGCCGCCTAGGCCACGCTGAACCAGTGCTGCCAGGCTAG
- the sfnG gene encoding dimethylsulfone monooxygenase SfnG: MTQQAVKFAYWVPNVSGGLVVSKVEQRTDWGIDYNRKLAQLAEEAGFEYALTQIRFTAGYGAEYQHESVAFSHALLAATTQLKVIAAILPGPWQPALAAKQLATIDQLTNGRVAVNIVSGWFKGEFQAIGEHWLEHDERYRRSEEFIRALKGIWTQDHFTFKGDFYRFNNYSLKPKPLGLPHPEIFQGGSSRAARDMAARVSDWYFTNGNTPEGIKAQVDDIRAKAAANNHSVKVGVNAFVIARDTEEEALAVLAEIIDKADPQAVNAFGDAARQAGKASPEGEGNWAKSSFADLVQYNDGFKTNLIGTPRQIAERIVALKAVGVDLVLAGFLHFQEEVAYFGQRVLPLVRELEAKAAATGSARAVALPV, encoded by the coding sequence ATGACTCAGCAAGCCGTGAAATTTGCCTATTGGGTGCCCAATGTCAGTGGTGGCCTGGTGGTCAGCAAGGTCGAACAACGTACCGACTGGGGTATCGATTACAACCGCAAGCTGGCCCAGTTGGCTGAGGAGGCGGGGTTCGAGTACGCCTTGACGCAAATCCGCTTTACCGCCGGCTACGGTGCCGAGTACCAGCATGAATCCGTGGCCTTCAGCCACGCACTGCTGGCCGCCACCACCCAACTCAAGGTGATCGCGGCGATCCTGCCCGGGCCCTGGCAGCCCGCGCTGGCGGCCAAGCAACTGGCAACCATCGATCAACTGACCAATGGCCGGGTGGCGGTGAACATCGTCAGCGGCTGGTTCAAGGGCGAGTTCCAGGCCATTGGCGAACATTGGCTGGAGCATGATGAGCGCTACCGGCGCTCCGAAGAATTCATCCGCGCCTTGAAAGGCATCTGGACCCAGGACCATTTCACCTTCAAGGGCGACTTCTACCGGTTCAACAATTACAGCCTCAAGCCCAAGCCCCTGGGCCTGCCGCACCCGGAGATTTTCCAGGGTGGCAGCTCCCGTGCAGCAAGGGATATGGCAGCACGGGTATCGGACTGGTATTTCACCAACGGCAATACCCCGGAAGGGATCAAGGCTCAGGTCGACGATATCCGCGCCAAGGCGGCGGCCAATAACCACTCGGTCAAAGTCGGGGTCAACGCCTTTGTGATCGCCCGCGATACCGAAGAAGAGGCCCTGGCGGTGTTGGCCGAGATCATCGACAAGGCCGACCCGCAAGCGGTCAATGCCTTTGGCGATGCAGCCAGGCAGGCGGGCAAGGCCTCGCCGGAGGGCGAGGGCAACTGGGCCAAGTCCAGCTTCGCCGACCTGGTGCAGTACAACGATGGTTTCAAGACCAACCTGATCGGCACACCCCGGCAGATTGCCGAGCGCATCGTCGCGCTCAAGGCGGTGGGGGTGGACCTGGTGCTGGCCGGCTTCCTGCACTTCCAGGAGGAGGTGGCGTATTTTGGCCAGCGCGTGCTGCCCCTGGTGCGCGAGCTGGAAGCCAAGGCCGCCGCAACCGGCAGCGCCAGGGCGGTGGCGTTACCGGTATAG
- a CDS encoding magnesium transporter CorA family protein, translating to MICLELSEGTLRRTERENAEILLFNNPDSDEREWLRERYKVDEHALASALDPDEVSRIEFHPDNLFLIWKRPQNYSGGSNLVFEVSSCGLLFSPDRLLVIATDDSQLSGLGARRPLHTPLDVLLDLLLNNIHHYLGHLKVIKQVARELQQQFNASMSNRHLMQMFSLSESLIYYINALHSNGAVLTRLRNHGEKEHFSPQTLGLIDDLIIENHQCFKQAEIYSNVFSGLIDARGNLMNNSMNNLLRKLTLINVVFLPLNLLASIGGMSEFSMMTAGTPWWVAYPLFLLAMALGAVGMVLGLRRLAGGGRKAG from the coding sequence GTGATCTGCCTTGAGCTCAGCGAGGGTACGCTGCGCCGTACCGAGCGCGAAAATGCCGAGATCCTGCTGTTCAACAACCCCGACAGCGATGAGCGTGAATGGCTGCGCGAGCGCTACAAAGTCGATGAGCATGCGCTGGCGTCGGCGTTGGACCCGGACGAGGTGTCGCGTATCGAGTTCCATCCCGACAACCTGTTTCTGATCTGGAAACGCCCGCAAAACTACTCAGGAGGCAGCAACCTGGTGTTTGAGGTGTCGTCTTGTGGCTTGCTGTTTTCGCCCGATCGCCTGCTGGTGATTGCCACCGACGACAGCCAGTTGTCCGGCCTGGGCGCGCGTCGGCCGCTGCATACACCGCTGGATGTGTTGCTGGATCTGCTGCTGAACAACATCCATCACTACCTGGGCCACCTCAAGGTGATCAAGCAGGTCGCCCGGGAACTGCAGCAGCAATTCAACGCCTCGATGAGCAACCGCCACCTGATGCAGATGTTCAGCCTCAGCGAGAGCCTGATCTATTACATCAACGCGCTGCACAGCAACGGCGCAGTCTTGACGCGCTTGCGCAACCATGGCGAGAAGGAGCACTTCAGCCCGCAGACCCTGGGCTTGATCGACGACCTGATCATCGAGAACCACCAGTGCTTCAAGCAGGCAGAGATCTATTCCAATGTGTTCTCCGGGCTGATTGATGCCCGGGGTAACTTGATGAACAACAGCATGAACAACCTGCTGCGCAAGTTGACGCTGATCAACGTGGTGTTCCTGCCGCTGAATCTGCTCGCCAGTATTGGTGGGATGTCCGAGTTCAGCATGATGACGGCCGGCACGCCCTGGTGGGTGGCGTATCCGTTGTTTCTCCTGGCGATGGCGCTGGGCGCCGTGGGGATGGTGCTGGGGCTTCGGCGGCTTGCCGGGGGCGGCAGGAAAGCGGGGTGA
- a CDS encoding crotonase/enoyl-CoA hydratase family protein: protein MSEYQAFVVELHGNVAHVQINRPEKINAMNAAFWSEIIEIFQWVDDTDAVRAVVLSGAGKHFSSGIDLMMLASVANEFGKDVGRNARLLRRKILQLQASFNAVDNCRKPVLAAIQGYCIGGAIDLISACDMRYAADNAQFSIKEIDIGMAADVGTLQRLPRIIGDGMLRELAYTGRTFGAEEARSIGLVNRTFADHESLLAGVMELAAQIAAKSPIAVAGTKAMISYMRDHSINDGLEYVATWNAAMLQSNDLRVAIAAHMSKQKPEFVD from the coding sequence ATGTCCGAATACCAAGCCTTTGTCGTCGAACTCCACGGCAACGTCGCCCATGTGCAGATCAATCGCCCGGAAAAGATCAACGCGATGAACGCGGCGTTCTGGAGCGAAATCATCGAGATCTTCCAATGGGTCGATGACACCGACGCGGTGCGCGCGGTGGTGTTGAGTGGCGCGGGCAAGCATTTTTCCTCGGGCATCGACCTGATGATGCTGGCTTCGGTGGCCAATGAATTTGGCAAGGACGTGGGGCGCAATGCGCGCTTGCTGCGGCGCAAGATCCTGCAACTGCAAGCCTCGTTCAATGCGGTCGATAACTGCCGCAAACCGGTCCTGGCGGCGATCCAGGGCTACTGCATCGGCGGCGCCATCGACCTGATCAGCGCCTGTGACATGCGCTATGCCGCTGATAACGCGCAATTTTCAATCAAGGAAATCGATATCGGCATGGCCGCCGACGTCGGCACCCTGCAGCGCCTGCCACGCATCATCGGCGACGGCATGCTGCGCGAACTGGCCTACACCGGCCGCACCTTCGGCGCCGAAGAAGCGCGCAGCATCGGCCTGGTCAACCGCACGTTTGCCGATCACGAAAGCCTGCTGGCCGGGGTCATGGAGCTTGCCGCGCAAATCGCCGCCAAATCGCCGATTGCCGTGGCCGGCACCAAAGCCATGATCAGCTACATGCGTGATCACAGCATCAACGATGGCCTGGAATACGTTGCCACCTGGAACGCTGCTATGTTGCAATCCAACGACCTGCGCGTGGCCATTGCGGCCCATATGAGCAAGCAGAAACCCGAATTCGTGGATTGA
- the map gene encoding type I methionyl aminopeptidase, which yields MIKTPAQIAVMREAGRLLGQVFTLLDNRIGAGQTTLELDAAVEAFIRQDLQARPASLGQYDYPFSINTSINEVVCHGMPDAKAVLKDGDIVNIDITLEKGGFIADSSKMYMIGAVAPKARRLVEQTFEAMWAGIRQVKPGARLGDIGHAIQRHAQANGYSVVREYCGHGIGREMHEEPQILHFGRPGTGLTLREGMVFTIEPMLNQGSAKVRSLKDGWTVVTRDNSLSAQWEHTVAVTAQGFEVLTLQADA from the coding sequence ATGATCAAGACCCCTGCACAGATTGCCGTGATGCGTGAAGCCGGCCGCCTGCTGGGCCAGGTGTTCACCCTGCTCGACAACCGGATCGGCGCCGGCCAGACCACTCTTGAACTGGATGCGGCGGTCGAGGCATTTATCCGCCAGGACCTGCAGGCGCGCCCCGCCAGCCTCGGGCAGTACGACTATCCCTTCAGCATCAACACTTCCATCAACGAAGTGGTGTGCCATGGCATGCCGGATGCCAAGGCGGTGCTGAAGGATGGCGATATCGTCAATATCGACATCACCCTGGAAAAAGGCGGGTTTATCGCCGACTCCAGCAAGATGTACATGATCGGCGCCGTCGCGCCCAAGGCCCGGCGCCTGGTGGAGCAGACCTTCGAGGCGATGTGGGCCGGTATCCGTCAGGTCAAGCCCGGCGCGCGCCTGGGGGATATCGGGCATGCGATCCAGCGCCACGCCCAGGCCAACGGCTACAGCGTGGTGCGCGAATACTGCGGCCACGGGATTGGCCGGGAAATGCATGAAGAGCCGCAAATCCTGCATTTCGGTCGTCCAGGCACCGGCTTGACCCTGCGCGAGGGCATGGTGTTCACCATCGAGCCGATGCTCAACCAGGGGAGTGCCAAGGTGCGCAGCCTCAAGGATGGCTGGACCGTGGTGACCCGCGACAATAGCCTGTCGGCCCAATGGGAACACACCGTGGCCGTCACCGCGCAAGGGTTTGAAGTCTTGACCCTGCAGGCAGACGCCTAA
- a CDS encoding TSUP family transporter yields MPFELSVDLTTLSILAVVAFIAGFIDAIAGGGGLLTTPALLTAGMPPHLVLGTNKLSSTFGSATASFTFYRRKLFHPRQWVHAIVGTLIGALVGAIVAHYLPAEWLNKMLPVIVFACGIYLLFGGTPKAPLDADAPIKKKWQSTQGFGLGFYDGVAGPGTGAFWTVSTLLMYPVDLVKASGVARSMNFVSNAAALSVFIFNGSVDWIVGLSMGLSVMVGAFFGARSAISGGAKFIRPVFITVVLGLTVRLAWQHWFSVA; encoded by the coding sequence ATGCCTTTTGAACTCAGCGTTGACCTCACCACCCTGTCCATTCTTGCGGTGGTTGCCTTTATCGCCGGTTTTATCGATGCCATTGCCGGCGGCGGCGGTTTGCTCACCACCCCGGCCTTGCTCACCGCCGGCATGCCGCCCCATCTGGTGCTGGGCACCAACAAACTGAGTTCGACCTTCGGCTCGGCCACCGCCAGTTTCACCTTCTACCGGCGCAAGCTGTTCCACCCGCGCCAGTGGGTGCACGCCATCGTGGGGACGTTGATCGGTGCGCTGGTCGGGGCCATCGTCGCCCATTACCTGCCCGCCGAATGGCTGAACAAGATGCTGCCGGTGATCGTTTTCGCCTGCGGTATCTACCTGTTGTTTGGGGGTACGCCCAAGGCACCGCTGGACGCAGATGCGCCGATCAAGAAGAAATGGCAATCGACCCAGGGCTTCGGCCTGGGTTTCTATGATGGTGTGGCAGGCCCCGGCACCGGCGCGTTCTGGACCGTCAGCACCCTGCTGATGTACCCCGTCGACCTGGTCAAGGCCAGCGGCGTGGCGCGCAGCATGAACTTCGTCAGCAACGCGGCGGCGCTGTCGGTGTTTATCTTCAACGGTTCGGTGGACTGGATTGTCGGCCTGAGCATGGGCCTGTCGGTGATGGTCGGCGCGTTCTTCGGCGCACGCAGTGCCATCAGCGGCGGCGCCAAATTCATTCGCCCGGTGTTTATCACCGTGGTGCTCGGCCTGACCGTGCGCCTAGCCTGGCAGCACTGGTTCAGCGTGGCCTAG